TGAAAGCGTACACGTTCCTCATGGCGAAGAAGCTGAAGCTTGAAGGGCCTCCGCCTCCGAAGCCTCGGTAAGACAGAGAGCATCTGAAGGCCACCCATGTCCCCCATACGCACGACTACAAGGTTTTATTTAATATCTGGGTAAACCTGTTAGGTATGAACCACTTTCTAAAGATCGTGTTCACGTTCACCTAaatgtaaaacacaaacacaaatagatTTTGAGTGAATCTGAAATGTGACACGTAACCCCAGAGGCGATGGTAAAGCTCACTGTTGTAGACCCTTCAAGTGGGAGCCTCGTTTCCGATCAGAGCTGTgactaaaatgaaaaagaaaaagttaataAAAGATTGAATCTGGACTTAAAATAACCAGGTGTggtgctttttttaattcagaattcctgccaaaaaacaacagaaacgaACCTGTTAAATGGTGTTGGGTCTAAATGAATCTTagatttatttataaaatatgaaacatCCAGACCTTTGCgatcctcaggaagaggtttactaaGTGTTCTAAGAGTCTGAAGTAAACAAGATGACGCAGATTTTAGTTCAGAAACAGGATTATTGCCAATGTATGTGCAACAGAAGTTAAACCAGTATGTTAataaaaatgttggaaaaatatTGGTCTCTTTTGCAGGTCTCAACAGCCTCACTTTGATTACCATGCTGAGGTTCAGGCTTTCAGCACCCGCCTCCACGAGAACTTCTCTCTGGAGCTCCTCAAAGCGGCCTTCATCAATCCCTGTTATGTCCGAGTGGAGCAGGAGAGAAGGACGGCATTGGGGGTGGACTCTGAGGTCACCGCTCTCGTCCTGAAAGATAACACTGAGCTGAGTAAAAAAGGAGCGGAGTTCACCAAAGACTTCCTGACCGACTGGTGCAGGGCGAGCTTCCCGAGCTTGCCAAGTGAGGGATTGGCGAGCATTGTGGGTCACCTCACTGGTCCTGAAGTTGTTACTCATGTCGCGAGAAACCTTGGTGTTGAAGATCTAACGATGAGCGCAGAGTTCCCTGTTCCTGATGACGTGCTGCAGTCTACGTTCATGGCAGTGATTGGAGCGCTGCAGGAAAGCAGCGGTGCAGAGACTGCTGGATTTTTCCTCAGGGTGAGAAAAACGAGCACCCAGCAGTAAATTTAAAGAAACCCTCATCAGTCGTCTTTAAAATGCTTTGGTTGATATCAAAAGTAACATTGtgatttgttttcctgcttctgTCTTCCCTATTTTAGGATTTCTTGGTTGCTCAGCTGATAGGAAAGGACCTGTTTGATATGTGGACTGTGGTCAATCCCATGGGGCTTCTGGTGGAGGAGCTCACCAAGAGGAACATTGCTTTGCCCGAGCCTCGCCTCATTAGGTCTGCTGGAGCCAGTACTGTCCTCCCACTGTACTTTGTGGGCTTGTATAGGTAAGTATCTTGTTGTATATGCAATCAACAGCACCAAGTATTAGTTATTAGTATTTGCTGCTGCACAGGTCTCTCTTGcaaatgagaccctgggtctcaatgggataacctttataaataaaggtgaaataaaataaaaaatatatatataaagctGTGGTGAAAAGTGGACTTCCTAAAAGATTTGACTGCTTTTGTGATCTGTCAGTTCCCTTCTTTCTTCTCTGTTCAGTGACAAGAAGCTTCTGGCTCAGGGTCCAGGAGAGACGAttgcagcagctgaggaggaagcagcccGCGTGGCCCTCCGGAAACTTTTCGGCTACACGGAGAACCGCACACCGTCTGACTTCTCTccgcctcagcagcagcatcagcagccaAGGATTCAATCTGTCAGCAGCAACTAACCAAGTTATAGCTCCTCTACTGCTTCATGAGATCATTCAAACAAGGTGTATTTAATGGGACTCCTATTTGAGTACTGTATAGAGCTcggaataagaaaaaaaaattgtaatcaGATTTAATTTGGTTCTTTTTGTATATGTCACCTCTGTCAGATTTGAGGGAGCGAATTGTCTGGATAAAAAGTGCGATTGTGATATAAGAAAGCAATTTCTTGGATTAAACGGAGGACTCACTGTTGGCTAAACCATTTGAATCTTATTGTTATTCAGatgcaataaaaatgtgttgtctgtgtgaaaaaaatgctttctgcACTTTTTCCCCTGTTACTGTGCACTTATTTCTGAGATATATGTACAGTATGACACTCTTGTCAGTCTTTTATAGGATGTGGGTCATAAATTTTAAGATTTCACAACATAATTCTTTAAGAGGCTTGTAATAGTTGTTGCTCACACAGTTTCATGAATCAAACACTAAAGCTCACTCTCATGTCAGGATTGtacagtgttttgttgtcttTGGCAAAGAAAGTAAGTTGCCTTTTGTTCCTGTGCAGagttcatgttttcactttcCCTATAATTTATTGAAACATAAGACTTCCCCATTCATTCTTGCATTTCGAGTGTTTTTCTTAGCACTCTAAATGTGAAATACAAATGTACTATTTTATAGTGCTGCATCCAACATGAACGTCTTTTCTCCCTGCGTATCTCTGAAACACCTGCCTACACATAAATCCAGTCTACTCAGTTTTATCTGATTCATTATATTTTTCATCAATTTCCACTGCCAGAACTGCTAGAGGTATCCTCGTTGAAGGATCATGACAGGACAGCCTCCTGACATGGTGATTATATTTATCCAGCAGGTGGCGTTATTGTGTTAAAGACAGTTTCTGCTGTCTGCGCTGTCATGCACCGACAAAGATGATACACGAAACAAGATGGTTCACCCTTCCTTTCCGACCTTCAGATGTGTTGAAATCCAGTGTTCAACCGGACTTGGTATTCAGTCCCCTTCCTCAAAATACGGCTCATAATCTGAAGTGCAAATAAAGGGTCATAGAATCAGTTATTTCAAAactatttgttttattgatgttgCTTATGATAGTCAACGATGCGTGTATGGAAGTACAAACCTAAATAAAATTGGTGCTTTCGCATGAGTTTGGTTAGTTGTGTAAACTTTTTCGAAAAATTGGAGTGTAACAAACAGATAATCGTTGGAGTGAAATTAAATAGTGAGGCGGAGTGTGCGTAACGGGATTGAGGAGAAGGCGGAAGTACGTAGCGGGAACTCTCTTGGTCCGTGTGAGCGTCAGCCTCACCGCCTGAAACTCCTTGTTCTAGGAGACGCAAGGAGGCCGCCCTGACAACAGAGCCACCCTCCCATCCCCTCTCCGTCTTCAGCACGATCCGTTAATAAAAGCACAGcccttttgttttcctcctaGCTGACCTTTCAGACTCCCCCCGTCTTTATTTAACCCCACCGTACATACTTCACCATGGCGGCAAGTGCGAAGcgaaaacaggaggagaaacaccTGAAGATGCTGAGAGAAATGACGAGTTTGCCTCCCAATAGAAAGTGCTTTGACTGCGACCAGCGCGGCCCGACCTACGCCAACATGACGGTGGGCTCCTTCGTGTGCACCTCCTGCTCTGGCATTCTGTGAGTATTGAGTTTCGGAGTGACCTTAGCTTTAGACATGGCGCACACGATGAAATGTTGCAGTCTGCCTCGGCTACACGGGTCAAAGCTGAGCCCGTTAGCCGCCTAGCTAACGTTAGACAGAACAGCAGCGGTGTTGCAGAGTTTGGCTGCTTTGACATTGTCTATGCGGTGTTGGGCGGGGTGCAGAGAGGTGTCAGTACTCCGCAGGGCTAACTTTAGCTTCCAGGGTTAGTCAGCCCAGTGAACTTATCTGACACTTACAAGCTAGGTTTGCCGATAAGCTACCAGCCCGCTGCGGTGCTACCAGTTGCTGGGGGGCGATACGAAGCTACGCCTCACATCTGATCCACTTCACATGGTCGAGGATCCTCcccacactgctgctgttgtcaaGACCTCTTGACTCCAGACTGAGCCAAGACCTCCAGGCCACGACTTTAAGGGAACagagaccgagtcaagaccaagacaaggGGACAGAGGCCGACTCATAGTGAAGACTTTCAGGGATGAAGACCAGATCATCCCAAAACCAACACTTACAGGGACAAAtactgagtcaagaccaagaccattGGGCAGAGACCGAGTCAAGATGACGACTGTCAGGGACCAAGACCAGAGTATCATTAGACAGGAGGACATTAGGGGGGTGAGACGGAGTCAAGACTTGagtaaaccctaaccctaaaaaATGTGGTCTCAAGAACAAGAGGACTTTTATGTACTAcaacaaaaaccacacaaagACATACGTGTGCACGTGTTTTATTGTACTGTAGTGTGTGACTTACATGTATGGGTTCATGCTCGACAGGATTGTGGTTTCAAAAAAATCTTTTGGTTGCAAGTAGACATCTGAGTGAAGATGCATACACAATTTTTAGCATGAGTGTTATGTCTATTTTGTGTGATTTATGTTACACCTTTCTAAAAGGGATACATGCATTGTAAACTTGATCACCAATATGTGACAAAGCTTTTTAGTCTAAAATACAACATCCATCTTTTGTATcactttatcctgttcagggtcacgtGTCCAATCTGAGGTAACTATGGTTGAAGAAAGGCTACATCCTAGAGAGGTCACCAGTACATGACAGGACAAACAGACATTCACATTTATGCTATTGGAAAGTTTAGGGTCACCTGTTAAACTCGGGCACATGTTCTTGGGCTGTTGGTGGAAACTGCAGTATCTTGAGGAAATCcatacacacagagagaacaggcAAGCTCCGCACAGATGAAGTGCTGCAGCAAAATCAGTGGCTCCAAACATGACACAGCACagactgttgtgtgtgtgtgtgtatatatatatatatatatatatatatatatatatatatatgtatatgtatatatagtctatcttttacatttttttaaatttttatttcaaacataaaCGAAAACAATAAGGATAAGTGCAATGAAAATGATAACATGCTTGATAAGGAGTAGGAAGCATCATAACCTTATTAAATCCGTCCCctctcctctcattctgtcttgattttgtttctttcaaccAGTCACACTCACAAACTTTCAGAAGTTGAAATAACCACAAAGTACAGAAATCAATCAGTGAGTAagcaaaaaaactaaactaaaaaaaaaaaaaaaaacattgcttttACCTCATCACTTCTCAAAATGCCACCTTCTTTATTAGTATAATcattataaataaatgtatcatCACTTGTGGGAACTGCCCTCAGGCTGCAGGCCTGTTCTTTGGACTTGGTGAAGATGGTGACTGTTACTTGTGAAAAATTAGCATAGTTATTTCTGGGGACTCAAAGTGTAATCGATAACTTCTTATTTGACTGTGTGAATACATTTATACACCGAAAGAGCAAGTATGGATGAAGAAGTCCATAATTTACGTGTCACAGGCAAAATCCTCGCACCTGATTGGTCAGTATATCAAGTGCTGGAAAGCGTTTGTTGTATTTGTTAAACAATTTAATTTGACCATTTATTACTTGAACGTTGCAGCAAAATTGTCTTTGTAGTTCTACAGAAATACTCAGGTTTATTCTGtcgaaaagaaaacatcttcagGGTTGAACTGTGCTGTGTTGTCACTGAGCCAAAGCAAACACACGGCACTTGCCTCTGAGACGCCGTTGCTAATTccgctttttaaagtgctgTATTCACACATCTGATCATTAACATTTGAAATAACaattctcttattttttttaaaaccagttCTACATGAAATTAATTACAATGGTTTTTTAAGGTGCGGGCAAATGTGATGGAAAATATCTTGACATACACGTGCATCTCAAAACGGCAGCATGATGAAAACTAGCAAAAGTagaaatgtttcagtcatggattttttttttttttttgatgtacCAGTTTGTAAATTATTTTGAGGTATACCCAAATAATATGATACTGCCGACCTTTCAATCATCAGTTGTATTGAGGCTCACCATCTGTTCAGAAGTATTAATACTGCTGTCGTCAAGACATTGGCAGCTCTATCAGCCAGACCTCCCCTTGACGAGCATCTGACTAAGTTCTAACTACAAACTCCCACGTGTCTGCGGTTCAACCTTCTTGGAGAGCTTAAAAAACCTGTGCACTTCATTGATAGCCTGCATGTCGCTGTGGGTTGTGACTTTAGATAGCAATCGCCTGACTTAAAACCTTGCTGTGCAGTTGTGTAACCAAGCATCTGCAGCTTGGGATTTGGGATTAGTGAAGcactccatttcttctttttcagctgCAGATATTCTACCTCAATGCTGCTGCCAAATTTTGCATGTCAAGGAACAGCCTTGTTATGTGGCTGCGCATGACGTTAACAGCTCTGAGAGAGAAACGTGACCCATCACCAGCAGTCTTTGAAAGTTTCTGGTGTATTGCATAATGACACACAACATGGATCAAATGTTCGCCTTTGTGAAATATCTTGCATTATGCTGCAGTAATCTGCACATAATCACTCTCCTATGTCGGCTTTCCACGACTTTTTCTATAGACATTTGCATTAAATCACTTAAAAAGCACTGATTCTACAAGAGCTTCACACACATTAATACACGTATGTTCCCAGAAAATGGTTACAAACACGTCAAATGATACATGCATCCAGTGCAAGCATGAGAATTTGCTTTTATCACAAGTATTTACCGTAGTGGTGACTTCAGGAAATTCAGTTGGCACTGGACAGCAGTAACGCAAACAGgtggtccatccatccatccatccatccatccatccatccatcccattCTGGCCTGCAGTTGTgctttttatggttttattgaAATCGTTGTTTCCACATTGTTATTGTTGCTCAATTTGAAgaattcactgaaaaaaaagaaaataaatgtcttatCAATTTTAAGTTCatcaccttcttttttttttcccttttaccTCAGATTTTTTGCTTAGTTGACCAGGCTTTTGACCTTAATCTCTCCAAAGTGTTTTATCTGTCCCCTCGTTGAACGCGAAGGTTGTGTACTGTTGCACTACAAAGCATGAGATTAATTGCGTGCTTGCTGATGGGCAAAGTTTGCCCTCCATTTCCCCTCATCAGTGTGTCTGTGGGGACTATGCCCTGTGTTTTCCATGTGCCTGCCCTCTAGTATTAAAGCCTGTAATATCAGTTGATTGGTGGTTTTTTTATGGCTTAATAACACAATCCACAGTGCCGTGCCTTTTGCTTCCTTGCTTTCGATTGAAGTAAATTTTGTTAGGGTAGAAATGCAACTTTCTCATGAGAAGTGTGGGAGTTGGAAAAGATTGATGTCTGTCTGTTACATGCAGGAAGCCCGGTGTGATTGTAGGTTCAGGAAGCGGTGTGGCCCCACATTGCTGCTTCATCAGCACCATGTGATGTTGTATGTGTGCAACAGGAAGTTTCAGAAGTCGCTGTCTGTCTTGTGCTCCTTCGAATGTGGTGGGAAAGGCAATGCTACTGTGAGAATGAATTTACACAgcacacaaatatattttcagatatattccttttttttatgacagttGTTTGCCCAGTCCTcctttttatttgcagtttttggGATCATGGTTCACCCTGTGTGGTGATATCAAGTGCACAAGTAGCTACCTCTGAACACCTAACAATccgcacacaccacacacacacacacacacacacacgcacacacacaccctgagatAGTTGTGGTTGTTTAATGGGTGGAGTTGGAATCTGCTATGTAAACACATTCCGTATAAAGGAGGAGGCCTTCCCAGGAGAAACGCCACTCACAATGTCTGTTTCTGGAGAATTGCACGTTGCAGGAAGTCACCCCACTTGGCCTGTGTGTTCCTGAGTAAGCAGGGCAGCTACTCTGACTCGACCCAATCAGAGGTGACGATCTGTCACAAGTAGCCAATCTCCTGGATAATTTAAATCAGTGCCGAGCCAGTAGCACATGTGcctttaaactttaaacagtTAAGCCTTTCCTGTGCCTCCAGCTCCTTGAAAAGGTGCTTTATCTATGAAACACTGAAGTAACTAATTAACAGTGTACCTTGGAATGTAGCAAGGCTGGAAATGATTAAGACATTTTCTGAGATAAACCTTGCTTAATAATATAACTCTAATCAAGCAATAAAGATATCCTCTTTGTGGTGATCCAAAGCAACAAAGTGGAGCCTTTTGCATGGCTTCTCCTGCCCTGTGAGGGTTATTGTTGCCAGTTTCCTTCAGCCCGGAGCGGTTACAGTATGCTAATGAGCTGACTCTTCCCTGGCTGAGCTGCTCTCATACAGTAACTACAAGGTCATAATTATTTTACCGTGCAATATGCGATGCTGTTTTCTGATAACGTTATGCCATTTGTGAGAAGTAATGAGAAAATCAGTGGACTTTGATTAAACAAATAATCTGCCCTTTGCAAACATTGGCCACGCGTACAAAATTGATAAATGGAGGTCGAAGTGACTgtatgtaattaaaaaaatgcttctgCAGTTGAAATTCTACAAATAATGAGCCTATGGTTGCTTAATACTGTTAAATGAAAGGTTGTTGGACTGTAGGGCTTTAACATTTTGTAGTCATACTCTGTACCAGAAAAGAttattaaaacataaataacctcagttaaattgaaaacaaaaaggaactACCAAAAACCAAATAAGATATGTATAACCACACTCGTATCTCGTTATGAGATAACTAGGCATGCTACCATCGGCATGAGGAACTTTCTCTCTGTACCTGACCTAGTTTCTTCTTCATGGGACTGGGATCTCATCACTTACGTCCCCcaaggcacagaaaacacattattaCTCAAATATAGAGAGTCGGTCACACATAGCCTACTGCTGACTGTTGCGTGTTTCTTTCAGAAAGTTAAATTATGCAATGATGGCCACTTTCAGAGTCccacagttattttttttttttttttgataaaaaaagaGGAACCAAAGCCAAACTGTTCAAACACCCGATATCGAgtgtttaaccttttttttttttttgttgagttacAATCTTACAGTTTAAACCACATTTAGGGGAACCATCTGTAACATAGACGTTCTTAGCGTTCTTACATTATAAGTCTTGTGTTGCTGAGTGGGAACTGAGAGCTTTTTGGCTACTCACATGCTTCATTTGTGTGCTAAATTGTTTGCTCATCTGAATTAACCTGTTACTCCTGTTGTATGAAGCAGTTTGAAGAACAGTCAGCTGATTGGTTGATGTTTAAAGAATAAGCATAACTGCACTCATGGTACAAGGTAACGGCGGTGAATTATTTAGCAACCTTGTCTAGTATTTCACCGCCTTTAGGATCACACGCTTCTTTGTGTAGAACATTGTAATTGTGACACTAGATCCTGTTTCCTAAGGAGTTGCCATGACCACCGTACCAAACAACTTTAATAAAGTCCTAATCTGAAATGTGAGGATTAATTAAACATTGATGCACAAGTTGTCTggtaaacctttttttttcccctcaaatttGTTAATATATCATGTGTTAAACAGCCAGGCGTGTATGGAAACGGAGAGCCTGTGGACTGCATATCAGTGCTGGTTCACAGAATTTCACAAGCCCTTGCACTGTGTCCTGGGATGTTCATCTTTGCTTGTTTTTCGTGTCAAAATGCTTCTTTGATGCCATGAGATGAATAAATTCAATGGAGAGGCTGGTTTAGGAAGATGGCTCCGTTTCTGTTCAGTTTCTCAAAAAACTGGATGGATTAGTAACACTGGAGGGAAGTCAAAGTTTGAGCAAATTGAGTTGGGCTTTCTATTTAGAACAGTGTAAAAATTATCATATCTGAACGCAATTATACTGAAATCTTGGCAAAGAagatgttgcatttttttctcctcagttCAGTGAATAAAGTGAGTTAGT
The sequence above is a segment of the Salarias fasciatus chromosome 14, fSalaFa1.1, whole genome shotgun sequence genome. Coding sequences within it:
- the mrpl44 gene encoding large ribosomal subunit protein mL44, producing the protein MASGLYMLSRGALTSGIHCQRACRNLLLPQVRGKKRWMKAYTFLMAKKLKLEGPPPPKPRSQQPHFDYHAEVQAFSTRLHENFSLELLKAAFINPCYVRVEQERRTALGVDSEVTALVLKDNTELSKKGAEFTKDFLTDWCRASFPSLPSEGLASIVGHLTGPEVVTHVARNLGVEDLTMSAEFPVPDDVLQSTFMAVIGALQESSGAETAGFFLRDFLVAQLIGKDLFDMWTVVNPMGLLVEELTKRNIALPEPRLIRSAGASTVLPLYFVGLYSDKKLLAQGPGETIAAAEEEAARVALRKLFGYTENRTPSDFSPPQQQHQQPRIQSVSSN